One segment of Desulfovermiculus halophilus DSM 18834 DNA contains the following:
- a CDS encoding RtcB family protein, with protein sequence MNSNQLVSAGECRFQLSAHGPMRVPAVFYGAWDLIHRLDHKVLEQAANVACLPGIVRASLVMPDAHWGYGFPIGGVAAFDPDQGGIISVGGIGYDISCGVRSLHTSMKRAQIEPHIERAADLLFLRIPAGVGSQGAISLNSRQLDQVLVHGAAWAVAQGYGDPQDLANIEDSGRTPGADPSKVSPQAKQRQYKQMGTLGSGNHYLEIQAVDAIYDRTAAEAFGLDVDDILISIHCGSRALGHQIGTDYLQTLGRAASKYKIALPERELVCAPIRSPEGRDFYQAMACGINCALANRQILSHLVRESFAQLFPAARLSLIYDVSHNTCKIEEHMVDGQQKAVYVHRKGATRAYGPGHPDLPAQYRDVGQPVLIGGTMGSHSYILAGNRAGEDLAWSSACHGAGRSMSRKQALKKWKGQSVINALAHQGIVLRTASRRGAAEEAPQAYKDVNLVVESTHRAGLARKVARVTPLACIKG encoded by the coding sequence ATGAACAGCAACCAACTCGTCTCTGCGGGTGAATGCCGCTTTCAGCTTTCAGCTCATGGTCCCATGCGGGTTCCGGCCGTCTTCTATGGTGCATGGGATCTCATCCACCGGCTGGACCACAAGGTCCTTGAACAGGCAGCCAACGTGGCCTGTCTGCCGGGAATCGTCCGCGCCTCCCTGGTCATGCCCGACGCCCACTGGGGATACGGATTCCCCATCGGCGGAGTGGCCGCCTTTGACCCGGACCAGGGCGGGATCATCTCCGTGGGCGGCATCGGCTACGATATCTCCTGTGGAGTGCGCAGCCTGCACACCTCCATGAAACGTGCCCAGATCGAGCCGCATATAGAACGGGCCGCAGACCTCCTTTTCCTGCGGATTCCGGCCGGAGTCGGCTCCCAGGGAGCCATATCCCTGAACTCCAGGCAGTTGGACCAGGTGTTGGTCCATGGTGCCGCCTGGGCCGTGGCTCAGGGCTACGGCGACCCCCAGGATCTGGCCAACATCGAGGATAGCGGCCGGACTCCGGGAGCGGACCCGTCCAAGGTCAGCCCCCAGGCCAAACAGCGGCAGTACAAGCAGATGGGAACTCTGGGCAGCGGGAACCACTACCTGGAAATCCAGGCAGTGGATGCCATCTACGACCGGACGGCAGCCGAGGCCTTCGGCCTGGACGTAGACGACATCCTGATCTCCATCCACTGCGGATCCAGAGCCCTGGGCCATCAGATAGGCACGGACTATCTGCAGACCCTGGGCCGGGCTGCCTCCAAGTACAAGATTGCCCTCCCGGAGCGCGAGCTGGTCTGCGCCCCCATCCGCTCTCCAGAAGGGAGGGATTTTTACCAGGCCATGGCCTGCGGGATCAACTGCGCCCTGGCCAACCGCCAGATCCTTTCCCATCTGGTCCGGGAGTCCTTTGCCCAGCTCTTTCCTGCTGCCCGCCTGTCCCTGATCTATGATGTCAGTCACAACACCTGCAAGATCGAAGAGCATATGGTCGACGGTCAGCAAAAGGCGGTTTACGTGCACCGCAAAGGGGCAACCAGGGCCTACGGTCCCGGCCATCCTGATCTTCCCGCTCAGTACCGGGATGTGGGCCAGCCTGTACTCATCGGCGGGACCATGGGCTCTCATTCCTACATCCTGGCTGGAAACAGGGCCGGGGAAGATCTGGCCTGGAGCTCGGCCTGCCACGGGGCCGGACGGAGCATGAGCCGGAAACAGGCCCTGAAAAAATGGAAAGGCCAGAGCGTCATCAACGCCCTGGCCCATCAAGGAATCGTCCTCCGCACGGCAAGCAGGCGGGGAGCGGCCGAGGAGGCTCCCCAGGCTTACAAAGACGTCAACCTGGTTGTGGAAAGCACCCACCGGGCCGGTCTGGCCCGAAAAGTAGCCCGGGTAACCCCTTTGGCCTGCATCAAGGGATAG
- a CDS encoding FeoA family protein, with amino-acid sequence MNEHIIGLRHLTLNQRARVISLKAQGELGRRIRDMGLVPGTEITVIGRAPLKDPVALKINDFTLTLRNNEADYILVEPLSA; translated from the coding sequence ATGAACGAACATATCATTGGACTGCGCCACCTCACCCTCAACCAGCGGGCCCGGGTCATCTCTTTGAAGGCCCAGGGCGAACTCGGCCGCAGAATACGGGACATGGGCCTGGTACCTGGAACGGAAATCACAGTCATCGGCCGGGCTCCGCTCAAGGACCCGGTGGCCTTGAAGATCAACGACTTCACCTTGACCTTGCGCAATAATGAAGCTGATTATATCCTGGTTGAGCCGCTAAGCGCCTGA
- a CDS encoding FeoA family protein → MGAFPLNHFPSGSKVTISSLNAGGGARSKLYAMGLTPGTSIRITSCGGGPCRMKVRDTELVLGQGLASKILAFASE, encoded by the coding sequence ATGGGTGCCTTTCCTTTAAATCATTTTCCCTCGGGCAGCAAGGTAACCATTTCCTCCCTCAACGCCGGGGGCGGAGCCCGTTCCAAGCTCTACGCCATGGGGCTGACCCCTGGAACCAGCATCCGCATCACATCCTGCGGCGGGGGACCCTGCCGGATGAAGGTCCGGGACACAGAGCTGGTCCTGGGGCAGGGATTGGCCTCCAAGATCCTGGCCTTCGCTTCGGAATAG
- the carB gene encoding carbamoyl-phosphate synthase large subunit: MPKRTDLQRIMLIGSGPIIIGQACEFDYSGTQALKALKEEGYEVILVNSNPATIMTDPDLADRTYLEPITPEVVAQIIAKERPDALLPTLGGQTGLNTAVAVAEQGVLDRYGVELIGASLPVIQKAESRLQFREAMESIGLKVPQSGIAQTMEQVREFGESLAFPMIIRPAYTLGGTGGGVAYNKEELESFARQGMAASMTSEVMIEESLLGWKEFELEVMRDGKDNCVIICSIENLDPMGVHTGDSITVAPAQTLTDREYQEMRDASLAIMREIGVETGGSNVQFAINPENGQMMVIEMNPRVSRSSALASKATGFPIAKIAAKLAVGYSLDELPNDITRETVACFEPSIDYCVVKIPRFTFEKFAKAQDVLTTSMKSVGETMAIGRTFKEALQKGFRSLEIGVPGLAKDFRPESPDPELIRSRLRTPNSQRLFYLRQAVLDGFSDQEIIDLTRIDPWFVAHIRQLVEFEARLLAAAEGNMEWKPCAQLTELFREAKEVGFSDQQLATVFSRSEAEVRGLRKTMDILPTYKLVDTCAAEFEAYTPYFYSSYERENEARSTGARKVVILGGGPNRIGQGIEFDYCCVHASFALRDMGVESIMVNSNPETVSTDYDTSDRLYFEPLTLEDTLNIIEQEQPEGVIIQFGGQTPLNLAVSLLENSVPILGTSPDSIDRAEDRERFHDLLHLLDLKQPENGTAVSEDGALVIARRIGYPLVVRPSYVLGGRAMEIVYDEQDLLNYFQEAVIISPDHPILLDKFMENAIEIDVDAVSDGEDTYVGGIMEHIEEAGVHSGDSACVLPPHTIGEEMIEELTRQTKALARELGVKGLMNIQFAVKDGEIYILEVNPRASRTVPFVSKATGVPLAKLATRVMMGGRLRDLDPWSQRKRGYLAVKEAVLPFSRFPGVDTLLGPEMRSTGEVMGMDASFGLAYIKSQLAAGQKLPMQGTVFISVNDRDKAQIVEPARTFSSLGLRLVATQGTADYLAQHGISADTVNKVYEGQPNAIDLIKNKDIDLVINTSSGKLTIQDSSSLRQATILYNLPYTTTLAGAKAMAQAMRELQGRGMDVRSLQEYYGHA, encoded by the coding sequence ATGCCCAAAAGAACGGATTTACAACGAATCATGCTCATCGGATCCGGGCCGATCATTATCGGTCAGGCCTGTGAGTTCGACTATTCCGGGACCCAGGCCTTGAAGGCCCTGAAGGAAGAGGGCTATGAGGTGATTCTGGTCAACTCCAACCCGGCCACGATCATGACCGATCCGGACCTGGCGGATCGCACCTATCTGGAACCCATAACACCTGAGGTTGTGGCCCAGATCATTGCCAAGGAGCGGCCGGACGCCCTGCTGCCCACCCTGGGGGGGCAGACCGGGCTGAATACCGCTGTGGCCGTGGCTGAACAGGGAGTCCTGGACAGGTACGGCGTTGAGCTCATCGGGGCCTCCCTGCCGGTTATTCAAAAGGCCGAAAGCAGGCTCCAGTTTCGGGAGGCCATGGAGAGCATTGGCCTGAAGGTGCCCCAAAGCGGAATAGCCCAGACCATGGAGCAAGTCCGGGAGTTCGGGGAATCCCTGGCCTTTCCCATGATAATCCGCCCGGCCTATACCCTGGGCGGAACCGGGGGCGGAGTGGCCTACAACAAGGAAGAGCTGGAATCCTTTGCCAGGCAGGGGATGGCCGCGAGCATGACCTCGGAGGTCATGATCGAGGAGTCCCTGCTGGGATGGAAGGAGTTCGAGCTTGAGGTCATGCGGGACGGCAAGGACAACTGCGTGATTATCTGCTCCATTGAAAACCTGGACCCGATGGGGGTGCATACCGGGGACTCCATAACCGTTGCCCCGGCCCAGACCCTGACCGACCGGGAGTACCAGGAGATGCGCGATGCGTCTCTGGCCATCATGCGCGAGATCGGGGTGGAGACCGGGGGGTCCAACGTCCAGTTCGCCATCAACCCGGAAAACGGGCAGATGATGGTCATTGAGATGAACCCCCGGGTATCGCGTTCGTCCGCTCTGGCCTCCAAGGCTACGGGATTTCCCATAGCCAAGATCGCGGCCAAGCTGGCCGTGGGCTACAGCCTGGACGAGCTTCCCAATGACATAACCCGGGAAACAGTGGCCTGTTTTGAGCCCTCCATCGACTACTGCGTGGTCAAGATCCCCAGATTTACCTTCGAAAAATTCGCCAAGGCCCAGGATGTACTGACCACATCCATGAAGAGCGTGGGGGAAACCATGGCCATCGGCCGGACCTTCAAGGAGGCCCTGCAGAAGGGGTTTCGGTCCCTGGAGATCGGCGTGCCGGGGCTGGCCAAGGATTTTCGACCGGAGAGTCCGGATCCGGAGCTGATCCGGAGCAGGCTGCGGACCCCGAACTCGCAGCGTCTCTTCTATCTGCGCCAGGCCGTCCTGGACGGGTTTTCGGACCAGGAGATCATTGATCTGACCCGGATAGACCCCTGGTTTGTGGCCCATATCCGCCAGCTGGTGGAGTTCGAGGCCAGGTTGCTGGCTGCGGCGGAAGGCAACATGGAGTGGAAGCCGTGCGCACAACTAACCGAGCTGTTCCGGGAGGCCAAGGAGGTCGGGTTCTCCGATCAGCAGTTGGCCACGGTTTTTTCCCGGTCCGAAGCCGAGGTCCGCGGATTGCGCAAAACCATGGATATTCTGCCCACGTATAAGCTGGTGGATACCTGCGCAGCCGAGTTCGAGGCCTACACCCCGTATTTTTATTCCTCCTACGAGCGGGAGAACGAGGCCCGGAGCACCGGAGCCAGAAAGGTGGTCATCCTTGGCGGGGGGCCGAACCGCATCGGACAGGGAATCGAGTTCGACTACTGCTGCGTGCACGCGTCCTTTGCCCTGCGGGATATGGGGGTGGAGTCCATCATGGTCAACTCCAACCCGGAAACAGTGAGCACGGACTATGACACCTCGGATCGATTGTATTTTGAGCCCCTGACCCTTGAAGACACCTTGAACATCATCGAGCAGGAACAGCCGGAAGGGGTTATCATCCAGTTCGGGGGGCAGACTCCCCTGAATCTGGCCGTCTCCCTCCTGGAAAACTCAGTGCCCATTCTGGGGACGTCTCCGGACAGCATCGACCGGGCCGAGGACCGGGAACGGTTTCATGATCTCCTGCACCTGCTGGATCTGAAGCAGCCGGAAAACGGCACGGCTGTTTCCGAGGACGGTGCGCTGGTCATCGCCAGGCGCATCGGCTATCCCTTGGTGGTTCGGCCCTCCTATGTGCTTGGGGGCCGGGCCATGGAGATCGTCTACGATGAGCAGGATCTGCTCAATTACTTCCAGGAGGCGGTGATCATCTCACCGGACCATCCCATCCTGCTGGACAAGTTCATGGAAAACGCCATTGAGATAGACGTGGACGCAGTCTCGGACGGGGAAGATACCTATGTCGGGGGAATCATGGAGCACATAGAGGAAGCCGGGGTTCATTCCGGGGATTCGGCCTGTGTGCTGCCTCCGCATACCATCGGAGAGGAGATGATCGAAGAGCTAACCCGCCAAACCAAGGCCCTGGCCAGGGAGCTGGGGGTCAAAGGCCTGATGAACATCCAGTTTGCGGTCAAGGACGGGGAGATCTATATTCTGGAGGTCAACCCCCGGGCTTCCCGGACTGTGCCTTTTGTGAGCAAGGCAACCGGAGTCCCCCTGGCCAAGCTGGCCACCCGGGTAATGATGGGCGGGCGCTTGCGGGATCTGGATCCCTGGTCCCAGCGGAAGCGGGGGTATCTGGCGGTCAAGGAGGCCGTTTTGCCCTTCAGCCGGTTTCCCGGGGTGGATACCCTTCTCGGGCCGGAAATGAGGTCCACCGGGGAGGTCATGGGAATGGACGCCTCCTTTGGCTTGGCCTATATCAAGAGTCAGCTGGCCGCGGGACAGAAGCTGCCCATGCAGGGCACGGTATTCATTTCGGTCAACGACCGGGACAAAGCCCAGATTGTTGAGCCGGCCCGGACCTTCTCCAGTCTCGGCCTGCGCCTGGTGGCCACGCAAGGCACTGCGGACTATCTTGCTCAGCACGGGATTTCGGCCGATACAGTGAACAAGGTCTATGAAGGACAACCCAATGCCATTGATTTGATCAAAAACAAGGATATTGATCTGGTCATCAATACCTCGTCAGGAAAACTGACCATTCAGGATTCGTCCTCCCTGCGCCAAGCGACTATTTTGTACAATTTGCCATATACCACGACCCTGGCCGGAGCCAAGGCCATGGCCCAGGCCATGCGCGAATTGCAGGGCCGGGGGATGGATGTGCGCAGTTTGCAGGAGTATTACGGACATGCGTAA
- the purF gene encoding amidophosphoribosyltransferase translates to MRKEYCGLIGIYGHPEAARMAYFGLYALQHRGQESAGIVTWDGEKLREQRGMGLVADVFSERHLGHELKGKTAMGHIRYSTTGASLLRNAQPFLVRFRDLHMAIAHNGNLVNTYQLRKELEDQGSLFQTSMDSEVLMHLVAKNLNGNSLEEAIACACRRVQGAYCLLIQANSKLIAVRDPWGFRPLVLGRAGGTTVLASETCALDLLEAEYLREVRPGEMVVIEDGRLTSMQAVESKQKNPCIFELIYFARPDSIVFGHTVYTCRKNMGRALAEEAPVEADFCMPFPDSGVYAAVGYAQASGLPFENAMIRNHYVGRTFIQPSQDMRDFGVRVKLNPVKEMIKGKRIVIIEDSIVRGTTIRTRIKKLREMGAKELHLRVSCPPICHPCYYGIDFSSKGELIAANHTVSDIAKYIGLDSLHFLTVDGLRRSVDAERNFCLACFQGEYPVLPGEHYGKARFD, encoded by the coding sequence ATGCGTAAAGAGTATTGCGGTCTCATCGGCATCTACGGACATCCGGAGGCGGCCCGGATGGCCTATTTCGGACTGTATGCCCTGCAGCACAGAGGGCAGGAAAGTGCGGGCATCGTGACCTGGGACGGTGAAAAACTCCGGGAACAGCGGGGTATGGGCCTGGTGGCGGACGTGTTCAGCGAACGTCACCTGGGACACGAGCTCAAGGGCAAGACGGCCATGGGCCACATCCGGTATTCGACCACCGGGGCTTCCCTGCTCCGAAACGCCCAGCCGTTTCTGGTCCGGTTCCGGGATCTGCACATGGCCATTGCCCACAACGGGAACCTGGTGAACACCTATCAGTTGCGCAAGGAGCTTGAAGATCAGGGCTCACTGTTTCAGACCAGCATGGACAGCGAGGTCCTGATGCATCTGGTGGCCAAGAATCTGAATGGGAACAGCCTGGAGGAAGCCATTGCCTGTGCCTGCCGGCGGGTTCAGGGGGCCTACTGCCTGCTGATCCAAGCCAACTCCAAGCTTATAGCCGTCCGGGATCCTTGGGGCTTTCGGCCCCTGGTCCTGGGACGGGCTGGGGGGACAACGGTGCTGGCCTCCGAGACCTGCGCCCTGGATCTTCTGGAGGCCGAATACCTGCGGGAGGTCCGTCCAGGGGAAATGGTGGTCATTGAAGACGGCCGGCTGACCAGCATGCAGGCCGTGGAGTCCAAGCAAAAGAATCCCTGCATCTTTGAGCTGATCTACTTTGCCCGGCCGGATTCCATTGTCTTTGGGCATACGGTGTATACCTGCCGGAAGAATATGGGCCGGGCATTGGCTGAAGAGGCCCCGGTGGAAGCGGACTTCTGCATGCCGTTTCCCGATTCCGGGGTGTACGCCGCAGTGGGCTACGCCCAGGCCTCGGGCCTGCCCTTTGAGAACGCCATGATCCGCAATCACTATGTGGGGCGGACCTTTATCCAGCCCTCCCAGGACATGCGCGACTTCGGGGTTCGGGTCAAGCTCAATCCGGTCAAGGAGATGATCAAGGGGAAACGGATCGTGATTATAGAAGACTCCATTGTCCGCGGGACCACGATCAGGACCAGGATCAAGAAGCTGCGGGAGATGGGGGCCAAGGAGCTGCACCTGCGGGTGAGCTGTCCACCCATCTGCCATCCCTGCTATTATGGGATCGATTTTTCCTCCAAGGGAGAACTGATCGCAGCCAATCATACGGTTTCGGATATCGCCAAGTACATTGGCCTTGACTCTCTGCACTTTTTGACAGTCGACGGTCTGCGCCGTTCCGTTGACGCTGAGCGCAACTTCTGCCTGGCCTGTTTTCAGGGAGAGTATCCGGTCCTTCCGGGGGAGCACTATGGAAAGGCGAGGTTTGATTGA
- a CDS encoding KpsF/GutQ family sugar-phosphate isomerase, whose translation MSEFGSQSSQPDGMARDWVSLAREVLNTEIQGLERVRDNLGPEFEQAVSLLAGCQGRVVVTGLGKSGLVGRKIAATLSSTGTPSSFLHPVEGAHGDLGMIRSGDVVVAISNSGETDELNAIIPALLSLGANIIGMTGNIRSRMSRMCHVTLCTEVPKEACTLGLAPTASTTATLALGDALAVALIEWKAFGRDDFRRFHPGGDLGRQLSMSVRALMHTEDVPTVYAADTLGRALEVLDQGGMGAVIVVDLEQRLQGILTDGDVRRMLCRTEYDLNKPIHTYMTPEPKYVTVDQKGGKVLDLMEKGAIMVLPVVDERRVLQGAVHMHDLLGKGRLSFNGMS comes from the coding sequence ATGAGCGAGTTTGGTTCCCAGAGTTCACAACCGGACGGCATGGCCCGGGACTGGGTCAGTTTGGCCAGAGAGGTGCTGAATACGGAAATCCAGGGGCTGGAGCGGGTTCGGGACAACCTGGGGCCTGAGTTTGAGCAGGCGGTGAGCCTTCTGGCCGGCTGCCAGGGGCGGGTGGTGGTCACCGGGCTGGGAAAGTCCGGGCTGGTTGGACGCAAGATTGCCGCCACCCTGAGCAGCACCGGGACTCCGTCGTCGTTCTTGCATCCGGTGGAGGGGGCACACGGCGATCTGGGCATGATCCGGTCCGGAGATGTGGTTGTGGCCATTTCCAACAGCGGCGAAACAGACGAGCTCAATGCCATCATCCCGGCCCTGCTCAGTCTGGGAGCGAACATCATCGGCATGACCGGAAATATTCGTTCCCGCATGAGCCGGATGTGTCATGTGACCCTATGTACCGAAGTCCCTAAAGAGGCCTGCACCCTGGGCCTGGCCCCCACTGCGAGCACAACCGCCACCTTGGCCTTGGGCGATGCCCTAGCAGTGGCCTTGATTGAGTGGAAGGCCTTTGGGCGGGATGACTTCCGCCGCTTTCACCCGGGCGGAGACCTGGGCCGGCAACTGAGCATGAGCGTGCGGGCCTTGATGCACACCGAGGATGTGCCGACTGTGTATGCTGCGGACACCTTGGGCCGTGCCCTGGAGGTCCTGGATCAGGGCGGCATGGGAGCCGTGATTGTCGTTGATCTGGAGCAGCGGCTGCAGGGAATTTTGACCGATGGGGACGTGCGGCGGATGCTCTGCCGGACCGAGTACGACCTGAACAAGCCGATCCATACCTACATGACCCCGGAGCCGAAGTATGTCACTGTGGACCAAAAGGGCGGGAAGGTCCTGGACCTGATGGAGAAAGGAGCGATTATGGTCCTGCCTGTTGTGGATGAACGCCGTGTCCTGCAGGGTGCTGTGCATATGCACGATCTGCTGGGCAAGGGGAGACTGAGCTTTAACGGGATGAGCTGA
- a CDS encoding penicillin-binding protein 1A, with protein MRKFLVITAVALSSLVVIGLVGGLGLYLWATNDLPKVEKITDYNPALTTTVYAQDDEVLGYLAKEKRFLRSLDQMAEVVPLCFLAAEDHSFYQHEGIDMLGIMRAAIKNIRAGSIVQGGSTITQQVIKALLLTPERSYERKLKEAILAYRLEKNLKKNEILTIYLNEIYLGHGAYGVEAASRIYFGQHVDELNLAQAALLAGLPKAPSLYDPYKNMDLARARQRYVLDRLLDLEWITQKEYDQALQADITLQSMADPTWKVGGYYLEEVRKWLVDKFGEEKTYCGGLEVRTSVDLTHQQAAEQALQQGLVASTKRRGWRGPVFTTQDTNSTADLSRLEEDFPGAPQDWMLVRVAKVQSEGATVSHGNQTGWIDVSTMDWCREPDPDKAPEDVPAVRDARKVLQNGDVVWASAQPETNGDAGQDEVSLKLQQLPEVQGAVFSMDPRTGEVLAMTGGFSYSQSQFNRAVQAKRQPGSAFKPIVYSAALDNGFTPASLLLDAPIVFSGRDMERDWKPENYERRIFGPTLLRTALVKSRNLVTIRLARQIGIDTVIERAKTLGLEAEFPRDLSVSLGSASVSLKDMCQAYSAFARDGSTIKPRLVTRVTGPWGEEMYASEPEQIQGVSAQNAYIISSLLQEVIQSGTGWRVRKLGRPVAGKTGTTDEQRDAWFMGYTQYLLTGVFVGFDQPRPMGKYETGSRAASPVWLHYRQEVEDGYPPVRFPQPRGIVMAKVDASNGFLAGPGTEKSYLLPFKAGTQPTRISKGRASRSDESEDRDSGGADQGQDMLKSVF; from the coding sequence ATGCGTAAATTTTTGGTAATTACAGCTGTTGCTCTTTCATCCCTGGTTGTGATCGGGCTCGTCGGGGGGCTCGGACTCTACCTGTGGGCGACGAATGATCTGCCCAAGGTGGAGAAGATCACGGACTACAATCCTGCACTGACCACAACCGTGTACGCCCAGGACGATGAGGTCCTGGGGTATCTGGCCAAAGAGAAACGCTTTCTGCGCTCTCTGGATCAGATGGCCGAGGTGGTTCCCCTGTGCTTTCTGGCTGCTGAGGACCACAGCTTTTATCAGCATGAAGGGATCGACATGCTGGGGATCATGCGGGCGGCGATCAAGAACATCCGGGCCGGATCCATTGTGCAGGGCGGAAGCACCATAACCCAGCAGGTGATCAAGGCCCTGCTTTTGACTCCGGAGCGGAGCTACGAGCGCAAGCTCAAGGAGGCCATCCTCGCCTATCGTCTGGAGAAGAATCTGAAGAAAAACGAGATCCTGACCATATACTTAAACGAGATCTATCTGGGCCACGGCGCATACGGGGTGGAGGCCGCTTCCAGAATCTATTTCGGCCAGCACGTTGATGAACTGAACCTGGCTCAGGCCGCGCTTCTGGCCGGTCTGCCCAAGGCGCCCTCCCTGTATGATCCGTACAAGAACATGGATCTGGCCCGAGCCAGGCAGCGGTATGTCCTGGATCGGCTGTTGGACCTGGAGTGGATCACCCAAAAGGAGTACGACCAGGCCCTGCAGGCCGATATAACCTTGCAGTCCATGGCCGATCCGACCTGGAAGGTCGGAGGCTACTATCTGGAAGAGGTCCGCAAGTGGCTGGTGGACAAGTTCGGAGAGGAAAAGACCTATTGCGGGGGGCTGGAGGTCAGGACCTCAGTAGACCTGACCCATCAACAGGCTGCTGAACAGGCCCTGCAGCAGGGGCTGGTCGCGTCCACAAAGCGGCGGGGGTGGCGGGGCCCGGTGTTCACCACCCAGGACACGAACTCCACCGCGGATTTGTCCCGGCTGGAGGAGGATTTCCCAGGAGCTCCCCAGGACTGGATGCTGGTTCGGGTGGCAAAGGTCCAGTCCGAAGGGGCCACAGTCAGCCACGGGAATCAGACCGGGTGGATCGATGTGTCCACAATGGACTGGTGCCGGGAGCCGGACCCGGACAAAGCTCCGGAGGATGTCCCCGCGGTTCGCGATGCCCGGAAGGTCCTGCAAAACGGGGACGTGGTGTGGGCCTCTGCACAGCCTGAAACTAATGGAGATGCCGGGCAGGATGAAGTCAGCCTGAAATTGCAGCAGCTGCCGGAAGTCCAAGGGGCCGTATTTTCCATGGATCCCAGAACCGGAGAGGTCCTGGCCATGACCGGCGGGTTTTCCTACTCCCAGAGTCAGTTCAACCGGGCTGTACAGGCCAAACGTCAGCCTGGGTCGGCCTTTAAGCCCATCGTCTATTCCGCGGCCCTGGACAACGGGTTCACCCCGGCATCCCTGCTTTTGGACGCCCCGATCGTCTTTTCCGGCCGGGATATGGAGCGGGATTGGAAACCGGAGAACTACGAGCGGCGGATATTTGGCCCCACGCTGCTGCGTACGGCCCTGGTCAAGTCCCGAAACCTGGTGACCATCCGATTGGCCAGGCAGATAGGCATTGATACCGTCATTGAGCGGGCCAAAACCCTGGGCCTTGAGGCCGAATTCCCCCGCGACCTGTCCGTCAGCCTCGGATCGGCCTCGGTCAGCCTCAAGGACATGTGCCAGGCCTATTCCGCCTTTGCCCGGGACGGAAGCACGATCAAACCCAGGTTGGTCACCCGGGTGACCGGCCCTTGGGGCGAGGAGATGTATGCCTCGGAGCCGGAGCAGATTCAAGGGGTGAGTGCGCAGAATGCGTACATCATCAGCTCCCTGTTGCAGGAGGTCATCCAGAGCGGCACAGGGTGGAGGGTTCGGAAGCTGGGGCGTCCGGTGGCCGGTAAGACAGGGACCACTGACGAGCAGAGAGACGCCTGGTTCATGGGCTATACCCAATATCTGCTGACCGGGGTGTTTGTTGGATTCGACCAGCCCAGACCCATGGGCAAATACGAAACCGGGTCCAGGGCCGCATCTCCTGTCTGGCTTCACTATCGGCAGGAGGTGGAGGACGGCTATCCACCGGTGCGTTTTCCCCAGCCCCGGGGTATCGTCATGGCCAAGGTCGATGCCTCGAACGGCTTTCTGGCCGGTCCGGGGACGGAAAAAAGCTACCTGCTGCCGTTTAAGGCCGGAACACAGCCTACGCGCATTTCAAAGGGCAGGGCTTCCCGGTCGGATGAATCCGAAGACCGGGATTCCGGAGGAGCAGATCAAGGCCAGGATATGCTGAAGTCCGTGTTTTAG